The genome window GCCGAAGCCGGCGTTGACGTTGGCCGGGTTGAGCAGGACCTCGCCCACCGAGTCGAACGCCGTCTTGATCTGCGGGTCGGTGAACGGGATCTCGTTCGTGACCCACTGGTCGTAGACGTCAGGGCCGGCCTGACGGAGCACGTAGTCCTCGATCCAGTCGGTGCCGGGCCAGCCGGTCGCCGTTCCGGACTCGAATCCTGCGCACCATGCCGGCGTGCCGGTGGCCCCCTGGATCGTCTCGGTGAGAGCGGTGAGCTCATCGAGCGTGGTCGGGACCTCGACGCCCCACTCGGCGAACTTCGCCGGCGAGTACCAGATCCAGCCCTTGACGTTGGCCATCAGCGGAGCACCGTAGAAGGTGCCGTCGACGGTGCCGTAGTTCACCCAGTCCTCGGTCCAGTACTCGTTGGCGTTCTTCTCGACCTCTTCCGGCGCGGGCTTCAGGAAGTCGCGGTTGGCGAAGTCGGCGAACAGGCCGGGCTGCGGGAAGATCGCGATGTCCGGCGGGTTTCCGCCCTGTGCGCGGGTGCCGAGCTGCGTCTCGAAGTCCTGGCTGCCCTCGTACTTGATCTCGATGTCGTTCTCCTCGGCCCAGTCGGCCCAGGACTCCTGCAGCAGTTCCGCTTCGGCGTCGACGATCGTGCCGTAGATCGTGACCGTGTTGCCGCCGCTGTCGCCGCCGCCGCCGTCGGGCGCACCGCCGGGAGCACCACAACCGGCGAGCGCGATGCCCGCCACTCCCAGCAGGGCGATCGGCGCGTAACGCCGCGAACGCTGTGACAGACCCATGTGAATTCTCCTCTTCGAGTTTCACGGTCCCCCGCGTATTCTGCGCCGCCCCTCGGCGCAGAATCGGGAACCGATTCCAGGACAACCTACCGGGGTCGGATGCCGCGGCACAATAAGCCAGGATCACAACACGGCAACCTTTCCTGCAGCCCGCGATCTCCCTCATGGGAGCGCTCCCTCACGAATCCTGTGGAACCGGTTCCTTTCGACGTGGACACGGGCTACGCTGACATCGGTGCGCAGGAGGGGCTGGGCGCCGCACGCATGGTCGAGGAGGACCGATGAGCACGATCGCGGACGTCGCGGCGCGTGCAGGCGTGTCCAAGGCGACGGCGAGTCGGGCGCTCAGCGGTCGCGGATACGTCTCAGAGAGCACCCGCAAGAGGGTGACGGATGCCGCAGACGAACTGACGTACGTTGCGCATTCCTCCGCCACCAGCCTCGCGACCGGACGCACCCAGACAGTCGGGGTGATCATGCCCCCCGTCGACCGCTGGTTCTTCTCCGAGCTGCTGGCCGGCATCCAGGAATCGCTGTTCGCGCTCGACTACGAGCTCGCCCTGTACGGCATCCGCGAGGGGACCGACACGCGTGAGCGTCTGTTCGACGCAGTGCTTCCCGGTCGACGCTTCGACGGGATCATCGCGGTCGGCATCCAGCCGAGCGCGCAGGAGCTCGAGCGTCTGCACCGCTCGGAGCGACCGCTCGTCAGCGTCGGGCCCTACAGCGAAGGATCGAGTGCCGTGTCGATCGACGACATCGCCGCCGCGCGCATCGCCACAGAGCATCTGATCGAACTGGGGCACACCGACATCGCCTTCGTCGGCGGGTCCGCCGACCCCGACGATCTCAGCTTCGGCGACGCCCAGCGCGTCGAGGGATATCTCGAGGCTCTGGCCGCGGCCGGACTCGAGGCGGTCGCGCGGATCGCGGACTCTCCCCCGACCATGCCGGGTGGGTACGCCGCCGCTGTCGAGCTGCTCGGCGACCGCCGGGGGCGCCCGACCGCGATCATCGGCGTGTGCGACGAGGCCGCGATCGGAGCGATGATCGCCGCACGGCGGCTGGGGATCGCGGTGCCCACCGAGCTGAGCATCGTCGGCGTCGACGACCATCAGCACGCCGAGATGTTCGCACTCACGACCATCAAGCAGTCCCCGCGCGAACAGGGTCACGAGGCGGTGCGGCTGCTGCAGCAGCAGATCGACCACCCGGACTCCCCGCGCGAGCGCACCGTCACGGCGTCCGCTCTGGTCGTGCGCAGCTCCACCGCCGGTCGACGCTGAGCGTCGTTCGCGGCATGGGCCCAGACGCACGAAAGCCCCGGGCGGACCCGGGGCTTTCGTGAAGCGTTCAGACGCTTCCAGGGCGAGGCGCTGGGCCGCGACCTGGAACGGATTACTTGAGGGTAACCGTGGCGCCTGCCTCTTCGAGGGCAGCCTTGGCCTTCTCGGCTGCTTCCTTGTTCGCGCCCTCGAGCACGGCCTTGGGAGCACCGTCGACGACAGCCTTGGCCTCGCCGAGACCCAGCGAGGTGAGCTCGCGGACGGTCTTGATGACCTGGATCTTCTTGTCGCCAGCAGCCTCGAGGATGACGTCGAAGGAGTCCTTCTCTTCCTCGGCCTCGGCACCTGCGCCGGCACCGGCGGCACCTGCGACGGCGACGGGGGCAGCAGCGGTGACCTCGAACTTCTCCTCGAACGCCTTGACGAAGTCGTTGAGCTCGATGAGGGTCAGGCCTGCGAACTGCTCGAGCAGCTCCTCAGTGGTGAGCTTAGCCATGATGTATCTCCTAGATAGATGGGTTTTGTTGAACGAGAACGTCAGGTCGCTTACGCGGCCTCGGCGGTCTCCAGCTTTTCGCGAAGAGCATCGATGGTGGCGGCAGCCTTGCCCATCGTGGCCTTCATCATGCCCGCAGCCTTCGCCAGCAGAACCTCACGGCTCTCGAGCGCGGCGTACTTGTTGACCTCGTCGGCAGAGAGGGCGTTGCCCTCGAAGATGCCGGACTTGATCACGAGAAGCGGGTTGGCCTTGGCGAAGTCACGAAGAGCCTTGGCAGTGGCGACGAAGTCACCGTGCACGAACGCGACGGCCGACGGACCCTTGAGGTCGTCGTCCAGCGCGGTGATGCCAGCCTTGTTGGCGGCGATCTTGGTCAGCGTGTTCTTCACCACGGCGTACTCAGCGTCCTGACGGATGCTGTTGCGCAGCTCCTTGAGCTGGGCAACCGTCAGACCGCGGTACTCGGTCAGCAGAACGGCAGTCGAGTTCTCGAATGACTTCGTGAGCTCGGCGACCGATGCATCCTTCTGCGCCATGGTCACTCCTTGGTGTGTACGAGGTGCCTCACGGCGGTGAGGCACCGGGTCCGACCCCTGGCAACAGAAAAGCTCCGGCGCAAGCGCACGGAGCTTTGGAAAGTTCGTGTCCTGCGCGGGCCCCTGCTGAGCAGAGCTTCAATCCTCTTGCGCTTGCGCGCATGACGATGACCAGCGGTCTTCGGTTGATCCCACTGTACCTCACCGCATCCGCTCTCCCAAATCCGGCGGATCACCGGCGATGAGCCGCGCGGCCCCCGTGGCCCCCGAGCGCGTCGGCGGCGTGGATCAGACTCAGATGCGAGAGCGCCTGCGGGGTGTTGCCCGCCTGCCGCGTGTTCGCGACGTCGAACTCCTCCGACAGCAGGCCGAGGTCGTTCGTCATCTCGATCAGCCGCGCCATCAGGTCTCGGGCCTCGTCGACACGGCCGCTCGTCGCGTACTGCTCGACCAGCCAGAAACTGCAGGCGATGAAGGGATGCTCTCCTCCGTCGAGCCCGTCGACACCGGACTCCGTACGGTACCGCCAGAGGAATCCGCCGGTGAGCAGGGTGCGCTCGATCTGCTCCACCGTCCGCAGCATCCGCGGGTCGTCGGGGGCGCAGTACCCGACCTGCGGAAGGACGAGCAGCGAGGCGTCGACCTCGGCCGACCCGTAGTGCTGGACGAAGTACCCCTGATCGGCATCCACTGCGCGCTCGTCGATCTCGCGCCGCAGCCCGTCGCGGACCACCGCCCATCGGTCGGCGTCGCCCGGGAGCCCGTGCTCCCGCACGGCGCGCACGCCGCGGTCCAGCGCCGCCCACATCATGACCCGGGAATGGGTGAACCACTGCGGCTCGCCCCTGATCTCCCAGATGCCGTTGTCGGGGCGGTCGATCGACGCGATCACCTGCTCGATGAGGGCCCGCTGCAGGGGCCACGAGAAGTCGCCCTCCTCGAGGCCTGCGATCCGAGCTGCTTCCAGAGCGACCAGGACCTCGCCGATCACGTCGCCCTGATACTGGTCGACCGCGCCGTTGCCGATCCGCACCGGTGCCGCGCCTCCGTAGCCGGGAAGGCTCGTGAGCTCGCGCTCGATGAGATCCCGCTCCCCCGCGATCCCGTACATGATCTGCACCTCGTTCGGCTCGCCGGCCACGGCGCGCAGCAGCCACCGCCGCCAGTGGTGCGCCTCGGTGAGGAACCCGTGCGCGATCAGCGCCTCGAGGGTCAGCGCGGCATCCCGCAGCCAGACGAAGCGATAGTCCCAGTTGCGCGAGCCGCCGAACTCCTCGGGCAACGACGTCGTGGCGGCGGCGACGATCCCGCCGGTGTCCTTGTTCGTGAGAGCCCGCAGCACGAGCAGCGACCGCACGACCTCGCCGCGGTATGCGCCGTCGTGCTGGATCCCGCTCGCCCACCCCTGCCACCACGATCGCGTGGCGGCGATCGCGTCGTCGACGTCGAGGGCCGCCGGCGAATGCTCGTGCGAGGGGAACCAGCTGAGAATCAGATCACGGGTCTCATCCGCCGAGACGATGAACTCCGCCCGGTGCCGGTGATCCTCGGCGACGAGCCGCACGCCGCGCACGATCACCGCCTCGGGCCCGGCCGTCGCGCGCAGAGCCGGCTCCTCGCTCGTGCCCACCTGCCGCACCCAGGGAAGCCTGCGGGAGTAGTCGAAGTGCATCCGCAGCTCGGTGACGAACTCGACGCGACCCGAGATGCCCACGATCCGGCGCACGACATCGCTGCGCGAGGACTGCAGCGGCATGAACTCGTGCACCTCCGCCACGCCGTCGGCGGTCTCCCATCGTGTGACGAGGATGAACGTGTCCGACACGTAGTGGCGCTGCGAGGTCGCGGCGGCATCGAGCGGCCGCAGGCTCCAGCATCCGTTGCTCGCCTCCCCGAGCAGCGCTCCGAACAGCGACGGCGCATCGAAGCGCGGAAGGCAGAGCCAGTCGATGCTGCCCTCCTTCGAGACGAGCGCACCGGTGCGGCAGTCGCTGAGCAGGGCGTAGTCCTCGATGGGAGCGGGCATCGACCGATCATGGCACGACTGCCGGACCCTGTGGACGGGTTACGGTGGGACCATGGCCGATGCGACGACGCTCGTGATCCTCGGAGCCGGTGGCGATCTCACCTCCCGGCTCCTCCTTCCGGCGCTCGGACAGCTGCTGACTCGGGAGCCCTCCCGTGCGGTGCGCATCGTCGGCGCCGACCGTGAGGATTGGACGGATGCTGATCTCGAGTCCGTAGTCCGCTCGTCGTTCGCATCGATGGATGCGGAGAAGGCCGCGTCGCACGTC of Microbacterium sp. LWH13-1.2 contains these proteins:
- a CDS encoding extracellular solute-binding protein; its protein translation is MGLSQRSRRYAPIALLGVAGIALAGCGAPGGAPDGGGGDSGGNTVTIYGTIVDAEAELLQESWADWAEENDIEIKYEGSQDFETQLGTRAQGGNPPDIAIFPQPGLFADFANRDFLKPAPEEVEKNANEYWTEDWVNYGTVDGTFYGAPLMANVKGWIWYSPAKFAEWGVEVPTTLDELTALTETIQGATGTPAWCAGFESGTATGWPGTDWIEDYVLRQAGPDVYDQWVTNEIPFTDPQIKTAFDSVGEVLLNPANVNAGFGDVRSINSTAFGDVAPALASGSCALTHQASFLSGFYPEGTTIAEDGDIWAFMLPGESADDKAVTGAGEIVGAFSDSEATQKVLAYLSSPEWANSRVSLGGVTSANNGLDPANAKDPILQETIKILQDKDTTFRFDASDLMPGAVGAGTFWKGMVAWVNGSSTDEVLTQIETGWPSS
- a CDS encoding LacI family DNA-binding transcriptional regulator, giving the protein MSTIADVAARAGVSKATASRALSGRGYVSESTRKRVTDAADELTYVAHSSATSLATGRTQTVGVIMPPVDRWFFSELLAGIQESLFALDYELALYGIREGTDTRERLFDAVLPGRRFDGIIAVGIQPSAQELERLHRSERPLVSVGPYSEGSSAVSIDDIAAARIATEHLIELGHTDIAFVGGSADPDDLSFGDAQRVEGYLEALAAAGLEAVARIADSPPTMPGGYAAAVELLGDRRGRPTAIIGVCDEAAIGAMIAARRLGIAVPTELSIVGVDDHQHAEMFALTTIKQSPREQGHEAVRLLQQQIDHPDSPRERTVTASALVVRSSTAGRR
- the rplJ gene encoding 50S ribosomal protein L10, which translates into the protein MAQKDASVAELTKSFENSTAVLLTEYRGLTVAQLKELRNSIRQDAEYAVVKNTLTKIAANKAGITALDDDLKGPSAVAFVHGDFVATAKALRDFAKANPLLVIKSGIFEGNALSADEVNKYAALESREVLLAKAAGMMKATMGKAAATIDALREKLETAEAA
- the rplL gene encoding 50S ribosomal protein L7/L12 → MAKLTTEELLEQFAGLTLIELNDFVKAFEEKFEVTAAAPVAVAGAAGAGAGAEAEEEKDSFDVILEAAGDKKIQVIKTVRELTSLGLGEAKAVVDGAPKAVLEGANKEAAEKAKAALEEAGATVTLK
- a CDS encoding glycoside hydrolase family 15 protein; amino-acid sequence: MPAPIEDYALLSDCRTGALVSKEGSIDWLCLPRFDAPSLFGALLGEASNGCWSLRPLDAAATSQRHYVSDTFILVTRWETADGVAEVHEFMPLQSSRSDVVRRIVGISGRVEFVTELRMHFDYSRRLPWVRQVGTSEEPALRATAGPEAVIVRGVRLVAEDHRHRAEFIVSADETRDLILSWFPSHEHSPAALDVDDAIAATRSWWQGWASGIQHDGAYRGEVVRSLLVLRALTNKDTGGIVAAATTSLPEEFGGSRNWDYRFVWLRDAALTLEALIAHGFLTEAHHWRRWLLRAVAGEPNEVQIMYGIAGERDLIERELTSLPGYGGAAPVRIGNGAVDQYQGDVIGEVLVALEAARIAGLEEGDFSWPLQRALIEQVIASIDRPDNGIWEIRGEPQWFTHSRVMMWAALDRGVRAVREHGLPGDADRWAVVRDGLRREIDERAVDADQGYFVQHYGSAEVDASLLVLPQVGYCAPDDPRMLRTVEQIERTLLTGGFLWRYRTESGVDGLDGGEHPFIACSFWLVEQYATSGRVDEARDLMARLIEMTNDLGLLSEEFDVANTRQAGNTPQALSHLSLIHAADALGGHGGRAAHRR